In Papaver somniferum cultivar HN1 chromosome 1, ASM357369v1, whole genome shotgun sequence, a genomic segment contains:
- the LOC113303267 gene encoding putative pentatricopeptide repeat-containing protein At1g10330, producing the protein MIFLRLFCCFTEVFELFNYSLVYMLYSHEFLLNLLQKHFKQKRQINQIHSLLITSCHLFLKPSSQPSKWIKTLLYNTLIRAHLNFGNPYKSLLLFTSMLSHQAPPNNHTFPSVIKAISSSPTFASFLGRPIHNQAIKRGLLFDPFVHASFVSFYAQFGHLQEAQKVFEEIPEPCMVTTNAMLDAYGKNGEMESAVLLFEKMSERDVFSWTSVINGFGKCECFNEAMWFFKKMLAHEDVIDCDVSPGEATFVSVLCSCSNLDGGGCLYQGKQIHGYIVKNGIELTAFLGTALISMYGKTGCMDSAFEVFNGMSDKKVCTWNALMSSLACNGREKETLSMFEKMRVEGFHPNEITFVALLTACARAGLVELGLKWYQAMLPDFRVIPRMEHYGCVVDLLGRAGLLAEAEEFVKSMPFQPDATVLGALLGACRVHANVDLADSVGRRLLTLQPQHSGRYVVLSNIYAEAGKWDHASKIRKAMVDGRIRKTPAQSCVERFY; encoded by the coding sequence ATGATATTCTTACGGCTTTTTTGCTGTTTCACAGAAGTATTTGAGTTGTTTAATTACAGTCTGGTATATATGTTATATTCACATGAGTTTCTACTTAATCTTCTCCAAAAGCACTTCAAGCAAAAAAGACAAATCAATCAAATTCATTCGCTTCTAATCACAAGCTGTCACTTGTTTTTAAAACCCTCGTCCCAACCTTCAAAATGGATAAAAACACTTCTCTACAACACCTTAATAAGAGCGCATCTTAATTTTGGTAATCCTTATAAATCCTTACTTCTTTTTACTTCTATGCTTTCTCATCAAGCGCCACCAAATAATCACACTTTTCCTTCTGTAATCAAAGCTATTTCCTCTTCACCCACTTTTGCTTCATTCTTAGGTAGACCTATTCATAACCAAGCTATCAAACGTGGGTTATTGTTTGATCCATTTGTTCATGCTTCATTTGTCAGTTTCTATGCGCAATTTGGACATCTTCAAGAGGCACAAAAGGTGTTCGAAGAAATACCCGAACCGTGCATGGTTACAACAAATGCAATGCTTGATGCTTACGGAAAAAATGGTGAAATGGAATCTGCTGTTTTACTCTTTGAAAAGATGTCTGAACGTGACGTGTTTTCTTGGACAAGTGTCATTAACGGATTTGGAAAATGTGAgtgttttaatgaggcaatgtgGTTTTTTAAGAAGATGCTGGCGCATGAAGATGTGATTGATTGTGATGTGAGTCCTGGTGAAGCTACATTTGTTTCTGTTCTTTGCTCATGTTCGAATTTGGATGGAGGTGGATGTCTTTATCAAGGAAAGCAGATCCATGGTTACATTGTTAAGAATGGGATCGAGTTGACTGCTTTTCTAGGAACAGCTTTGATTTCTATGTATGGTAAAACAGGTTGCATGGACAGTGCTTTTGAAGTTTTCAATGGAATGTCAGATAAAAAAGTGTGCACTTGGAATGCACTAATGTCTTCCTTGGCTTGTAATGGTAGAGAGAAAGAGACTTTAAGTATGTTTGAGAAGATGAGAGTAGAAGGATTTCACCCAAATGAGATAACATTTGTTGCTCTTCTTACAGCTTGCGCTCGAGCCGGGCTCGTGGAATTGGGATTAAAATGGTATCAGGCTATGTTGCCTGATTTTAGGGTTATTCCAAGGATGGAACACTATgggtgtgtagttgatcttttgGGAAGAGCAGGTTTATTGGCAGAAGCAGAGGAGTTTGTAAAAAGTATGCCTTTTCAGCCCGATGCAACTGTTTTAGGGGCTCTTTTGGGTGCCTGTAGGGTTCATGCGAATGTCGATTTGGCAGATTCGGTGGGGAGAAGGTTGCTTACGTTGCAACCACAACATAGTGGGAGATACGTCGTGCTATCAAACATTTATGCAGAAGCAGGTAAATGGGACCATGCTTCTAAGATAAGAAAAGCCATGGTAGATGGGAGGATAAGGAAAACTCCTGCCCAAAGTTGTGTCGAACGTTTTTATTGA
- the LOC113303275 gene encoding putative pectate lyase 2: protein MENPFPLLLLSILTVLAKQAFASSLEEASTIVSSYGQPKIKLNKIDYCWRAKLLPIWSANRRALAECAVGFGKDAVGGTHGATYIVIDSSDDPIHPKPGTLRYGAVQKEPLWIMFNKDMVIILKTELMINSFRTIDGRGVNVEIAYGPCIVMHDVNNIIIHGIRIHDCVPGKQEIVLSSPGHIVHRLRDGDGVDIFNSSHIWIDHCYLARCTDGLIDLIHGSTAITISNNYFTQHDKVMLLGHNDHFKGDKVMKVTLVFNHFGPGLVQRMPRVRRGYAHVANNRYDEWLMYPIGGSANPTIFSEGNYFTASNNSGIKEVTKRESDSGWKQWKWRSYNDEFENGAFFVESSWGNCAPNYTQSQTFKVYKGSMVPTLTSYAGPLRCTAGYRC, encoded by the exons ATGGAAAATCCATTCCCTCTTTTACTTCTTTCAATTCTTACGGTTTTGGCTAAACAAGCATTTGCTTCTTCTTTGGAAGAAGCTTCAACCATTGTATCAAGCTACGGACAACCTAAAATCAAACTGAACAAAATAGACTATTGTTGGAGAGCCAAACTACTACCAATATGGTCAGCAAATCGTCGTGCCTTAGCTGAATGTGCTGTAGGGTTCGGTAAGGATGCTGTTGGAGGTACACATGGTGCAACATACATTGTAATAGACTCGTCAGATGATCCGATCCATCCGAAACCCGGTACACTTCGATATGGCGCAGTTCAAAAGGAACCCCTGTGGATAATGTTTAACAAGGATATGGTTATAATACTGAAAACTGAACTAATGATAAACAGTTTTAGAACTATAGATGGAAGAGGAGTTAACGTGGAAATTGCTTATGGACCTTGTATTGTTATGCACGATGTAAACAACATAATAATACATGGGATTCGTATTCATGATTGTGTGCcaggaaaacaagaaattgttctTAGCTCACCGGGGCATATAGTCCATCGATTACGAGATGGTGATGGAGTTGATATATTTAACTCCTCACATATTTGGATTGATCATTGTTATCTTGCAAGATGTACGGATGGTCTTATTGATCTCATCCATGGATCCACTGCCATTACTATTTCAAACAACTACTTCACTCAGCATGACAAG GTGATGTTACTAGGCCACAACGATCATTTCAAGGGTGACAAGGTTATGAAAGTTACATTAGTCTTCAACCACTTCGGCCCTGGTTTAGTGCAGAGGATGCCAAG AGTAAGAAGGGGGTATGCTCATGTTGCGAATAATAGGTACGATGAGTGGTTGATGTACCCCATTGGTGGGAGTGCAAATCCTACAATCTTTAGCGAAGGGAACTACTTTACTGCATCCAACAATTCCGGcatcaaagag GTAACGAAGAGAGAGAGTGATAGTGGGTGGAAACAGTGGAAATGGAGGTCATATAACGATGAATTCGAAAATGGAGCTTTTTTTGTTGAATCCAGTTGGGGAAATTGTGCTCCTAACTACACTCAATCTCAAACATTCAAGGTTTATAAAGGATCAATGGTGCCTACTCTAACATCATATGCCGGTCCTCTGAGATGTACAGCTGGATACCGATGTTAA